A stretch of the Flavobacterium sp. 5 genome encodes the following:
- a CDS encoding acyl-CoA-binding protein — MIEEDLDKRFQEAVEIASFMTQASLPQDVQLRLYAFYKQATFDKSNFTVTDNSDLRNAFKTNAWIQISHLTQDEAKKKYIKLIHSLIK, encoded by the coding sequence ATGATTGAAGAAGATTTAGACAAACGATTTCAAGAAGCAGTGGAAATTGCTTCTTTTATGACACAAGCATCTTTGCCTCAAGATGTACAATTACGTCTTTATGCCTTTTACAAACAGGCGACATTTGACAAAAGCAACTTTACAGTTACAGACAATTCTGATTTAAGAAATGCATTCAAAACAAATGCTTGGATTCAAATTAGCCATCTTACACAAGATGAAGCTAAAAAAAAATATATCAAATTAATTCATTCCCTAATAAAGTAA
- a CDS encoding phosphatidate cytidylyltransferase, translating into MNETLKRSISGAIYILLLIASIQYSIETFFVLFGVFLLIAVSEFCNLVHLNKIAPIIIACLFYFFFYKIAIAEKSDGFIYILRYNRSFDLAVLFLSLIVSLKCIVFLFDNKNLKVDSFSKFAYLIGYIVLPFIIITKIPFGIKGYNPNILISIFILIWTNDTFAYLVGKSIGKHKLFERISPKKTIEGFLGGIGFALIASYFISKYFLMLPDKNTYIWLIIAAIVGIFGTIGDLVESKFKRISEKKDSGNIMPGHGGILDRLDSVIFVAPIIFLFYQILNYVS; encoded by the coding sequence ATGAATGAAACACTAAAAAGATCAATATCTGGAGCTATTTATATTTTATTACTAATAGCATCAATTCAATACTCTATAGAAACATTTTTTGTACTATTTGGAGTTTTTTTATTAATTGCAGTAAGTGAATTTTGCAATTTAGTACACTTAAACAAGATTGCTCCAATTATAATAGCTTGTTTATTCTATTTCTTTTTTTATAAAATTGCAATAGCTGAAAAAAGTGATGGTTTTATATATATACTAAGGTATAATAGAAGTTTTGATTTAGCCGTATTATTTTTATCTCTTATTGTTTCTTTAAAGTGTATTGTATTTCTATTCGACAACAAGAATTTAAAAGTAGATTCATTTTCAAAATTCGCCTATTTAATTGGCTATATAGTTCTGCCTTTTATTATTATCACAAAAATACCTTTTGGAATTAAAGGTTACAATCCAAATATCCTGATTAGTATTTTTATTTTAATATGGACCAATGATACTTTTGCTTATTTGGTTGGAAAATCAATTGGAAAACATAAATTATTTGAAAGGATTTCTCCTAAAAAAACCATTGAAGGATTCTTGGGCGGTATTGGATTTGCATTAATTGCAAGTTATTTTATTTCAAAATATTTTTTAATGCTTCCAGATAAGAATACTTACATTTGGCTTATAATTGCTGCTATTGTTGGCATTTTTGGAACTATTGGAGATTTAGTAGAATCCAAATTTAAACGAATTTCAGAAAAAAAAGACAGTGGAAACATCATGCCTGGACATGGAGGCATCCTAGATCGACTAGATAGTGTTATCTTTGTAGCACCAATTATATTTTTATTTTATCAAATTTTAAATTATGTTTCATAA
- a CDS encoding tetratricopeptide repeat protein has product MQLSNEEEDYNLSLSKFESMLKTNKVLFFDSEEFEEIILHYLDMGKTALAKKALKLALEQHPRSSGLKLVQVEMLIYDDKLEIAEKLLNELFAIEPTNEEIYIQKANICSKRDQHEKAVEMLKIALQYTDDYADVYNLIGMEYLFMDNLELAKESFIKCLEEDLEDQSALYNVVYCFEFLDQNQEAIAYLNKYINKNPYSEIAWHQLGRLFYGVKEYESAIRAFDYATLIDEEFLGAFMEKAKALERLKKYDLAIESYNRTLELDDATSYALLRIGKCYERLGNKVLALKYYNKTVHEDPLLDKGWIAITDFYVRQKNFQKALFFVNKALAIDNQNKLYWKRFAAINKQMNLFEEAEFGYRKAVEFGDHQLDTWLFWVDILQFLGEFESAIQTLLQATEYFPEENEIEYRLAGLYFMISDNIKAKFHLSNALRLNSENYILLEDLFPVVWQKKMVRNYIDKHNIQ; this is encoded by the coding sequence ATGCAATTAAGCAACGAAGAAGAAGATTATAACTTATCCCTATCCAAATTTGAGTCTATGTTGAAAACCAACAAAGTACTCTTTTTTGACTCCGAAGAATTTGAAGAAATTATTCTTCATTATCTCGATATGGGCAAGACTGCATTGGCCAAAAAAGCTCTAAAATTAGCTTTGGAACAACATCCAAGATCTAGTGGCCTTAAATTAGTCCAAGTAGAAATGCTAATTTATGATGATAAACTCGAAATAGCTGAAAAGTTATTGAATGAGTTGTTCGCTATCGAACCTACAAACGAAGAAATATATATTCAGAAGGCCAATATTTGCTCTAAAAGGGATCAACATGAAAAAGCTGTTGAAATGCTTAAAATAGCATTACAATATACTGATGACTATGCCGATGTGTACAACTTAATTGGTATGGAATATCTTTTTATGGACAATCTTGAATTAGCCAAAGAAAGCTTTATAAAATGTCTCGAAGAAGATTTAGAAGACCAATCTGCTTTATATAATGTGGTTTATTGTTTTGAATTTTTAGACCAAAACCAAGAAGCGATTGCTTATTTAAATAAATACATCAACAAAAATCCATACAGCGAGATTGCTTGGCATCAGTTGGGACGCTTGTTCTATGGCGTAAAAGAATATGAAAGTGCCATCCGCGCATTTGATTATGCAACTCTTATAGATGAAGAATTCCTTGGTGCTTTTATGGAAAAAGCAAAAGCACTGGAACGCTTAAAAAAATATGATTTAGCTATTGAAAGCTACAACAGAACATTGGAATTGGATGATGCTACTTCCTATGCTTTACTTCGAATAGGTAAATGCTATGAAAGATTAGGCAACAAAGTTTTGGCTCTTAAATATTATAATAAAACGGTTCATGAAGACCCTTTGTTAGACAAAGGTTGGATTGCCATTACCGATTTCTATGTACGCCAAAAAAACTTCCAAAAAGCATTATTTTTTGTCAACAAGGCTTTAGCTATTGACAATCAAAATAAATTGTACTGGAAACGTTTCGCAGCTATTAACAAACAAATGAACCTGTTTGAAGAAGCTGAATTTGGCTATAGAAAAGCTGTAGAATTTGGAGATCACCAACTTGACACTTGGTTATTTTGGGTAGATATCCTTCAGTTTTTAGGTGAATTCGAAAGCGCTATTCAAACATTACTACAAGCTACGGAGTATTTCCCAGAGGAAAATGAAATCGAATATCGATTAGCAGGATTGTATTTTATGATTTCAGATAATATCAAAGCCAAATTTCACTTGAGTAATGCCTTACGCTTAAATTCTGAAAACTACATACTTCTAGAAGATTTATTTCCAGTTGTGTGGCAAAAGAAAATGGTAAGAAATTATATTGACAAACATAACATACAATAA
- a CDS encoding alpha-amylase family protein, producing the protein MNTKKIVMTVVGILLITAGCKTKDVKMSVQKKEVVSENKAVVYQVFTRLFGNKNTTNKPWGTIEENGVGKFNDFTDKALQEIKDLGVTHIWYTGVPHHAVIRDYTAIGVSNDDPEVVKGRAGSPYAVKDYYNVNPDLAVNPEKRLEEFEALIKRTHKANLKVIIDIVPNHIARKYEGKTNPKGVRDFGADDDVTVEYKRDNNFYYIPNTPFQLPDGDKPLNGERNPLIDGKFDENPAKWTGNGSRMAKPDKNDWYETVKVNYGIRPDGSKDFPELPTGFDKLSYKEHFDFWKDKSVPSSWIKFRDIALYWTAKGVDGFRYDMAEMVPYEFWSYMNSSIKNANPDAFLIAEVYNPKEYRNYIHLGKMDYLYDKVETYDKLKDIIQGKTPPDGLSYIQKGLADIDVHMLKFLDNHDEQRLASPEFAGSAEKGKPMMVVSAMITSAPIMIYFGQEVGEAGNENGGFGSHSRTSIFDYVGVPNHQRWMNNGAFDGEKLTQSEKELRDFYKRVLSFSAKSPAVMGEFQDLQEVNRQAGLGYDPNHVYSFVRWSDNQRLIVLTNFSSEVTNIFELKIPVDIITKWNLKDGNYTIKDQLYGSTIQLIVVNGEGKSRISIKPLESFIYQL; encoded by the coding sequence ATGAACACAAAAAAAATAGTAATGACAGTAGTAGGTATTTTGCTTATAACTGCAGGATGTAAAACTAAAGATGTAAAAATGAGTGTACAAAAGAAAGAAGTTGTTTCCGAAAATAAGGCGGTAGTGTATCAGGTTTTTACTCGATTATTTGGCAATAAAAATACAACTAATAAACCTTGGGGAACCATTGAGGAAAATGGAGTTGGGAAATTTAATGATTTTACAGACAAAGCACTTCAGGAAATAAAAGATCTTGGAGTTACGCATATTTGGTATACAGGAGTTCCGCATCATGCTGTGATACGAGATTATACTGCAATAGGAGTTTCAAATGATGATCCTGAAGTAGTGAAAGGGAGAGCTGGTTCTCCTTATGCTGTTAAAGATTATTATAATGTTAACCCGGATTTAGCAGTAAATCCAGAAAAACGCTTAGAAGAATTTGAGGCTTTGATTAAACGTACTCATAAAGCAAATCTTAAAGTAATTATTGATATAGTTCCTAATCATATTGCCCGTAAGTATGAAGGTAAAACGAATCCAAAAGGTGTAAGAGATTTTGGTGCCGATGATGATGTTACTGTTGAATATAAAAGAGATAATAATTTTTATTACATCCCAAATACTCCATTCCAATTGCCTGATGGTGATAAACCTTTAAATGGTGAACGCAATCCTTTGATTGACGGGAAATTTGATGAGAATCCTGCGAAATGGACAGGGAATGGATCTAGAATGGCAAAGCCTGATAAAAATGACTGGTACGAAACAGTAAAAGTAAATTATGGTATTCGACCAGATGGTTCGAAAGATTTTCCGGAATTACCTACAGGATTTGATAAACTTTCCTATAAAGAACATTTTGACTTTTGGAAAGACAAAAGTGTACCAAGTTCTTGGATCAAATTTAGAGATATTGCTTTGTACTGGACTGCCAAAGGTGTAGATGGTTTTAGATATGATATGGCGGAAATGGTTCCTTATGAGTTTTGGAGTTATATGAATTCGTCAATAAAAAATGCAAATCCGGATGCTTTTCTAATAGCAGAGGTTTACAATCCAAAAGAATATCGCAATTATATTCATTTAGGAAAAATGGATTATTTGTATGATAAAGTAGAAACCTATGATAAATTGAAAGACATTATTCAAGGAAAAACACCTCCAGATGGTTTGTCTTATATTCAAAAAGGATTAGCAGATATTGATGTTCATATGCTGAAGTTTTTAGATAATCATGACGAGCAACGATTGGCAAGTCCAGAATTTGCAGGTTCTGCAGAAAAAGGAAAACCAATGATGGTTGTTTCTGCGATGATAACTTCGGCGCCAATTATGATTTATTTTGGTCAAGAAGTAGGGGAGGCTGGTAATGAAAATGGAGGATTTGGTTCTCATTCTAGGACTTCAATTTTTGATTATGTAGGAGTTCCAAATCATCAAAGGTGGATGAATAATGGCGCTTTTGATGGAGAGAAACTTACACAAAGCGAAAAAGAACTGCGTGATTTTTATAAAAGAGTATTAAGCTTTTCTGCCAAAAGTCCAGCAGTAATGGGGGAGTTTCAAGACCTTCAGGAAGTAAATCGTCAAGCTGGACTTGGATATGATCCTAATCATGTATATTCATTTGTTCGCTGGTCAGATAATCAAAGATTAATTGTACTTACTAATTTTTCTTCTGAAGTTACTAATATTTTTGAATTAAAAATCCCTGTAGATATTATTACTAAATGGAATTTGAAAGATGGTAATTACACCATCAAAGATCAATTATATGGGAGTACTATTCAGTTAATAGTTGTAAATGGCGAGGGAAAATCAAGAATTTCAATTAAACCTTTGGAATCCTTTATCTACCAATTGTAA
- a CDS encoding aspartate aminotransferase family protein → MNPDFIKYQAQTSPYPLGMEVSHAIGSYIFDTDNKKYLDFVAGVSACTLGHQNKRVNDAIKDQLDKYSHVMVYGEYSQSPAVEYCKLMASLLPAPLDKTYLVNSGTEAIEGALKLAKRVTGRSQLISCHNAYHGNTMGSMSVMGFEERKQAFRPLLPDIDFITFNNEADLQKITTKTAGILLETIQGGAGFIEPHNDFLQKVKARCIEVGALMILDEIQPGFGRTGALFGFQNYDVVPDIVVMGKGMGGGMPVGAFTTSSAMMDLLTENPKLGHITTFGGHPVIASACLATLKELTETNIITDTLEKEKLFRSLLVHPLIQEIRGRGLMLAAMTANADITNEVILKCQDRGLILFWLLFEGCAIRITPPLTISEEEIREGCAIIIEVMNEIMAKDK, encoded by the coding sequence GTGAATCCCGATTTCATAAAATATCAAGCACAAACTTCCCCTTATCCTTTGGGTATGGAAGTCTCACATGCCATAGGATCTTATATTTTTGACACTGATAATAAAAAATATTTAGATTTTGTAGCAGGTGTCTCTGCTTGTACTCTTGGTCATCAAAATAAAAGAGTAAATGATGCTATAAAAGACCAATTAGACAAATATTCGCATGTTATGGTTTATGGTGAATATTCACAAAGTCCTGCGGTAGAATATTGTAAGTTAATGGCATCTCTTCTACCCGCTCCCTTAGACAAAACCTATTTGGTTAATTCAGGAACAGAAGCAATTGAAGGCGCTTTGAAACTTGCAAAAAGAGTAACAGGAAGGAGTCAACTTATTTCATGTCACAATGCCTATCATGGAAATACCATGGGATCAATGAGCGTAATGGGATTTGAAGAACGCAAACAAGCTTTTCGTCCTTTACTTCCAGATATCGATTTTATAACATTCAATAACGAAGCTGATTTACAAAAAATAACTACCAAAACAGCTGGAATCTTATTAGAAACCATTCAAGGTGGAGCTGGCTTTATTGAGCCACATAATGATTTTCTGCAAAAAGTAAAAGCAAGGTGTATTGAAGTAGGTGCTTTGATGATCTTAGATGAAATTCAACCAGGTTTTGGTAGAACTGGTGCTCTTTTTGGATTTCAAAACTATGATGTAGTTCCAGATATTGTTGTGATGGGAAAAGGAATGGGAGGCGGAATGCCAGTAGGAGCTTTCACCACTTCATCAGCAATGATGGATTTATTGACAGAAAATCCAAAATTAGGCCACATTACTACGTTTGGAGGACACCCTGTCATAGCGTCAGCTTGCTTAGCGACTTTGAAAGAATTAACTGAAACCAATATAATTACAGATACTTTAGAGAAAGAAAAACTTTTTAGATCACTTTTGGTACATCCTTTGATACAGGAAATAAGAGGAAGAGGATTAATGCTTGCAGCTATGACTGCGAATGCTGACATCACAAATGAAGTGATTTTAAAATGCCAAGACAGAGGTTTAATTCTATTTTGGTTGCTGTTTGAAGGCTGTGCCATCCGAATTACTCCACCTCTTACTATTTCGGAAGAAGAAATTCGAGAAGGTTGCGCGATAATTATAGAAGTAATGAACGAGATTATGGCTAAAGATAAATAA
- a CDS encoding phosphatidylserine decarboxylase family protein, with product MFHKEGTQSILLGTIVTAVIFLASDHFIQTEWIKMTIEIVTLLLLIIILQFFRNPKRTVEINENHIIAPVDGKVVVIEEVFESEYFKDKRIQVSIFMSPINVHVTRYAISGLVKFSKYHPGKFLVAWHPKASEENERTTIVVENQTFGAILYRQIAGALAKRIVNYAQEGMQVVQGTDAGFIKFGSRVDIFLPLGTPINVELNQKAIGGKTIIAIKA from the coding sequence ATGTTTCATAAAGAAGGAACTCAAAGTATTTTATTAGGTACAATTGTAACTGCTGTAATTTTCTTAGCATCAGATCATTTCATTCAAACAGAATGGATCAAAATGACTATTGAAATTGTAACACTATTATTATTGATTATCATTTTGCAATTTTTTAGAAATCCAAAAAGAACTGTAGAAATCAATGAAAATCACATTATTGCTCCTGTAGACGGAAAAGTAGTCGTTATAGAAGAGGTATTTGAAAGCGAATATTTTAAAGACAAAAGGATTCAAGTTTCAATATTTATGTCTCCCATAAATGTTCATGTTACACGATATGCCATAAGTGGTCTTGTAAAGTTTAGCAAATACCACCCTGGTAAATTCCTTGTAGCTTGGCACCCAAAAGCTAGTGAAGAAAATGAGAGAACAACCATTGTTGTAGAAAATCAAACTTTTGGAGCTATTTTGTACCGTCAGATTGCTGGTGCATTAGCAAAGCGTATAGTAAATTATGCACAAGAAGGAATGCAAGTTGTACAAGGAACTGATGCAGGTTTTATTAAATTTGGATCAAGAGTTGATATTTTTTTACCTTTAGGTACTCCAATTAATGTGGAATTAAATCAAAAAGCAATTGGAGGGAAAACAATAATTGCAATTAAAGCTTAA
- a CDS encoding LUD domain-containing protein has protein sequence MNLFKKLFGSNSPSSDEGGNDNSNRPNPDINSPLDEQFIYNFKKNGGKFLYCENLNEVKEQFENILEENDWFECEALCYEPKLFLLLDENKLSYGQNINPKFLLSGCENLVAEEGSILFSSNQIKQKKPNDLPANIVILAKTSQIVEGKSDGLSAIRKKYLTEYPTNITTIKYFEKAKEEDFTQYGSSAKNLYLLLLEDL, from the coding sequence ATGAATCTTTTTAAAAAATTATTTGGTTCTAATTCCCCTTCATCGGATGAAGGTGGAAATGATAATTCAAATAGACCTAATCCAGATATCAACTCCCCTTTAGATGAACAATTCATCTATAATTTTAAAAAAAATGGAGGAAAATTTTTATACTGCGAAAATTTAAATGAAGTAAAAGAACAATTTGAAAACATACTTGAAGAAAATGATTGGTTTGAATGCGAAGCTTTATGCTACGAACCTAAACTGTTTTTATTATTAGATGAAAACAAACTTAGTTATGGTCAAAATATTAATCCTAAATTTTTATTATCAGGTTGTGAAAATCTAGTAGCAGAAGAAGGGTCAATTTTATTTTCATCTAATCAAATTAAACAAAAAAAACCCAACGATTTACCCGCCAATATAGTTATTTTGGCAAAAACTAGCCAAATCGTTGAAGGCAAAAGTGATGGACTTAGTGCTATTCGAAAAAAATATTTAACAGAATACCCAACCAATATTACAACAATCAAATATTTTGAAAAAGCCAAGGAGGAAGATTTCACTCAGTACGGAAGCTCTGCAAAAAATTTATATCTATTGCTTTTAGAAGATCTTTAA
- a CDS encoding OstA-like protein, with protein MKKSLYFIIYNLVLLSTTFVLAQAPKKIHIEQSDFADVDQLKYPDALLLTGNVKVSHDGVILTCNKAYFFQKENYLKAFGNVQLVQGDTLYLNSNYAEYSGELKKAFATGNAVMSSPDATLATDTINFDRNIQEVFYNTDGTIINKDNTLKSKSGRYYVKQKKFQFLTAVTLTNKTYEIKSNHLDFYSNSGHSYLFGPSTITSKTNYIYTEKGFYDTKKNLAHFLDKSYIKYDDRVIKGDSLYYDRNKEFASATRNVKITDSINRGVVRGHYAELYKNKDSMFVTKRALAVNFVDNDSVYIHGKKLMVTGKEGDRILRAFNNVRFYKTDMSGKCDSIHSSSKISLTKLIGNPILWNGDSQITGDIMHLIGDKKTQKLDSLKVLNNTFLVSKDTLGTGYNQTKGQNLFGKFKDGKLHDVDIIKNAEVIYYMRNDAKELIGINKNVSSKINIIFDQNAIDTITFFTQVDGDIYPESELPENARTLRGLNWRGDERIKSKDDVFSEEENAEELKIIEATQKDKAKESVPMKVRKETLNYDKKNSKK; from the coding sequence TTGAAGAAATCTTTATATTTCATTATTTATAACCTGGTATTACTTAGTACAACCTTTGTTTTGGCACAAGCTCCAAAAAAAATACATATTGAACAATCTGACTTTGCCGATGTTGATCAGCTAAAGTATCCAGATGCTCTTTTACTTACTGGAAATGTAAAAGTAAGCCATGATGGCGTAATCCTAACCTGCAATAAAGCCTATTTTTTTCAGAAAGAAAATTATTTAAAAGCTTTTGGAAATGTTCAATTGGTGCAGGGAGACACTTTATATTTAAATAGTAATTATGCAGAGTATAGTGGCGAATTAAAAAAAGCCTTTGCAACCGGTAATGCTGTAATGAGCTCACCCGATGCTACTTTAGCAACTGATACTATTAATTTTGATCGAAATATTCAAGAAGTATTTTACAACACAGACGGAACTATTATCAACAAAGACAATACTTTAAAAAGTAAATCGGGAAGATATTACGTAAAACAGAAAAAATTTCAATTTTTAACTGCGGTAACACTTACCAATAAAACTTATGAAATCAAGTCTAATCATTTAGATTTTTACAGTAATTCAGGGCATTCTTACTTATTTGGACCATCTACAATTACCAGTAAAACTAATTACATTTATACTGAAAAAGGATTTTATGATACCAAAAAAAATCTAGCTCATTTTTTAGATAAATCCTACATCAAATATGATGACCGAGTCATAAAAGGAGATAGCTTGTATTATGACCGAAATAAAGAATTTGCATCAGCAACTCGAAATGTAAAAATAACTGATTCTATCAATCGTGGTGTTGTTCGAGGACATTATGCTGAATTATACAAGAACAAAGACTCTATGTTTGTAACCAAAAGAGCATTGGCTGTCAATTTTGTAGACAACGACTCAGTCTATATTCATGGCAAAAAACTAATGGTTACAGGTAAAGAAGGAGATAGAATCCTCCGTGCTTTTAACAATGTTCGTTTTTACAAAACTGATATGAGTGGAAAATGTGATTCTATTCATTCTAGCTCTAAAATTTCTTTGACAAAATTAATAGGAAACCCAATACTTTGGAATGGAGATAGCCAAATAACCGGAGACATAATGCATCTTATTGGGGATAAAAAAACACAAAAACTAGATTCCCTCAAAGTCCTCAACAATACTTTTCTAGTCTCAAAAGACACACTCGGAACTGGATATAATCAAACCAAAGGGCAAAATTTATTTGGAAAATTCAAAGATGGAAAACTCCATGATGTAGATATAATAAAAAATGCTGAAGTTATATACTACATGAGAAATGATGCTAAGGAGCTCATCGGAATTAATAAAAATGTAAGTAGTAAAATCAATATTATTTTTGATCAAAATGCAATAGATACGATTACTTTTTTCACACAAGTAGACGGAGATATATACCCTGAATCTGAATTACCCGAAAATGCCAGAACACTTCGGGGACTAAATTGGCGTGGCGATGAAAGAATAAAATCTAAAGATGATGTTTTTAGCGAAGAAGAAAATGCCGAAGAACTAAAAATCATTGAAGCAACTCAAAAAGACAAAGCAAAAGAAAGTGTCCCTATGAAAGTTCGAAAAGAAACTTTGAATTACGATAAGAAAAATTCAAAGAAATAA
- a CDS encoding superoxide dismutase — protein sequence MTEVVEVPLPTVQEKIKIGNPNDVKAAEGSFQMEKIAFGYEDLAPDISALTLESHYGKHYLYFTNNLNKAVLGTKFENLTIEDLLKTLDINDPIIRNNAGGYYNHSLYFKTISPKAGGEPIDTLASSINKDFGSFSNFKTLFKETAIKQFGSGWVWLVVDKTGVLQLTTTQNQDNPLMTYAPVVGFHGTPILGIDLWEHAYFLDYQYKKKNYIDAFFNIVNWEKVNDNYRATFKK from the coding sequence ATGACTGAGGTTGTAGAAGTTCCATTACCAACAGTACAAGAAAAAATAAAAATAGGCAATCCAAATGATGTCAAAGCCGCAGAAGGTTCATTTCAAATGGAAAAAATTGCTTTTGGATATGAAGATTTAGCCCCAGATATATCGGCTTTAACATTAGAATCTCATTATGGTAAACATTATTTATATTTTACCAATAATCTTAACAAAGCCGTTTTAGGTACAAAATTTGAAAACCTTACTATAGAAGATCTTTTAAAAACATTAGATATTAATGATCCCATAATACGTAATAATGCAGGAGGATATTATAATCATAGTTTATATTTCAAAACTATTTCACCAAAAGCAGGAGGCGAGCCAATAGACACATTGGCATCAAGTATCAATAAGGATTTTGGTTCTTTTTCTAATTTTAAAACTTTATTTAAAGAAACCGCAATAAAGCAATTTGGATCAGGTTGGGTATGGTTAGTAGTTGATAAAACTGGAGTACTCCAATTAACAACTACACAAAATCAAGACAATCCATTAATGACATATGCACCTGTTGTAGGATTCCACGGAACACCTATTTTAGGAATTGATCTTTGGGAGCACGCTTACTTTCTAGATTATCAATACAAAAAGAAAAACTATATAGATGCGTTTTTCAATATAGTCAACTGGGAAAAGGTAAATGATAATTACAGAGCTACTTTCAAAAAGTAA